The Pyrus communis chromosome 9, drPyrComm1.1, whole genome shotgun sequence genome has a segment encoding these proteins:
- the LOC137744714 gene encoding zeta-carotene desaturase, chloroplastic/chromoplastic-like — protein MASWALSPAAPVTGRCIVTPARTKWSSSFWVRSSLDTNVSDMGVNAPKGLFPPEPERYRGPKLKVAIIGAGLAGMSTAVELLDQGHEVDIYESRPFIGGKVGSFVDKKGNHIEMGLHVFFGCYSNLFRLMKKVGADENLLVKDHTHTFVNKGGNIGELDFRFPIGAPIHGILAFLSTNQIKTYDKARNAVALALSPVVKALVDPDGALQDVRNLDSISFSDWFLSKGGTRMSIQRMWDPVAYALGFIDCDNISARCMLTIFTLFATKTEASLLRMLKGSPDVYLSGPIRDYIIAKGGRFHLRWGCREILYNKSSDGETYVAGFSMSKATNKKVVKADAYVAACDVPGIKRLLPSQWRELEFFNNIYELVGVPVVTVQLRYDGWVTELQDLERSRKSKQALGLDNLLYTPDADFSCFADLALTSPEDYYIVGQGSLLQCVLTPGDPYMPLPNEEIIARVTKQVLALFPSSQGLEVTWSSVVKIGQSLYREGPGKDPFRPDQKTPVKNFFLAGSYTKQDYIDSMEGATLSGRQASAYICAAGEELVGLRKKFAAQDSGEYAKAVNTTDELSLV, from the exons GGGTTGTTTCCACCTGAACCGGAGCGTTACCGAGGTCCAAAGCTGAAGGTGGCCATTATCGGAGCTGGACTCGCTGGCATGTCAACCGCGGTTGAGCTTTTGGATCAAGGCCATGAG GTGGATATTTATGAGTCGAGGCCTTTCATTGGTGGCAAGGTGGGCTCTTTTGTTGATAAAAAAGGGAACCACATTGAAATGGGACTCCATGTTTTCTTTGGTTGCTACAGTAATCTTTTCCGATTAATGAAAAAG GTGGGTGCAGACGAAAATCTTCTTGTCAAGGATCATACTCACACTTTTGTAAACAAAGGGGGTAACATTGGTG AACTTGATTTTCGGTTCCCAATTGGAGCACCAATACATGGGATTCTTGCCTTTTTGTCTACTAATCAGATTAAG ACTTACGATAAAGCAAGAAATGCAGTGGCTCTTGCCTTAAGTCCGGTTGTAAAGGCTCTTGTTGATCCAGATGGAGCGTTGCAGGATGTCCGGAATTTGGATAGT ATAAGTTTCTCTGATTGGTTCTTGTCAAAAGGTGGCACGCGAATGAGTATCCAGCGGATGTGGGATCCTGTTGCATATGCACTTGGGTTTATTGACTGTGATAATATTAGTGCTCGTTGTATGCTCACTATATTCACATTGTTTGCCACTAAGACCGAGGCTTCCCTTCTACGCATGCTCAAGGGTTCGCCAGATGTTTACTTAAGTGGCCCCATCAGAGATTATATCATTGCAAAGGGGGGCAG GTTTCATCTTAGGTGGGGGTGTAGAGAAATACTGTATAATAAATCTTCTGATGGAGAAACATATGTTGCCGGATTTTCGATGTCCAAG GCTACAAATAAGAAAGTTGTGAAAGCTGACGCTTATGTTGCAG CATGTGATGTGCCTGGAATCAAGAGATTGCTTCCTTCTCAATGGAGAGAATTGGAATTTTTCAATAATATTTATGAGCTAGTCGGAGTTCCTGTTGTCACTGTGCAACTTAGATATGATGGTTGGGTCACAGAGTTACAAGATCTAGAGCGGTCAAG GAAATCGAAGCAAGCTTTGGGATTAGATAATCTCTTATATACTCCCGATGCAGATTTCTCTTGCTTTGCCGACCTAGCGCTTACTTCTCCTGAAGATTACTACATTGTGGGACAAGGTTCACTCCTCCA ATGCGTTTTGACACCAGGTGATCCTTACATGCCTTTACCAAACGAAGAAATTATAGCAAGAGTGACGAAACAG gTTTTGGCTTTATTCCCATCATCCCAAGGTTTGGAAGTCACTTGGTCATCAGTTGTCAAAATTGGGCAATCTCTCTATCGGGAGGGACCTGGCAAAGATCCGTTTAGACCTGATCAGAAGACACCCGTGAAGAATTTCTTCCTTGCCGGCTCATACACAAAACAA GACTATATCGACAGCATGGAAGGGGCAACTTTGTCCGGCAGGCAAGCTTCTGCATATATATGTGCTGCCGGGGAAGAGTTGGTGGGATTGCGAAAGAAGTTTGCAGCCCAAGATTCTGGGGAATACGCAAAAGCTGTTAATACTACCGATGAGCTGAGTCTTGTCTAA
- the LOC137744715 gene encoding DNA damage-repair/toleration protein DRT102: MAEEAPSKHPLKIIAGADSFGCSLKDALVSHLRSLNIDVEDLGTSSYYSIAADVGSRVSSSTSDSEEIRGLVACGTGVGVSIFANKFPGVFAATCLTPSDAQNARSINNSNVLAVSGMSTAPDSAIEILDTWLNTPFKSPCPASDSKPWPPEVESFLDNSIQEMPKIGGANKIVDSEEASCAICCLVKNRELNPIDIIPGGSMKILRETPTSAIVRFKAGSVEPAHHHTFGHDLVVLWGKKSVWNLTKEKRFDLTGGDYLFTPAGDVHRVKYYEDTEFLITWDGHWDMFFDEDLEAAKKAVQQELEKGSE; this comes from the coding sequence ATGGCCGAAGAAGCTCCCAGCAAACACCCACTGAAAATCATAGCCGGCGCCGATTCCTTCGGCTGCTCTCTTAAGGACGCCTTGGTGTCCCACCTCCGCTCCCTCAACATCGACGTCGAAGACCTGGGCACATCCTCCTACTACTCCATCGCCGCTGACGTCGGCAGCCGCgtctcctcctccacctccgATTCCGAGGAGATCCGCGGCCTCGTCGCCTGTGGTACCGGCGTCGGAGTCTCAATCTTCGCCAACAAGTTCCCCGGCGTATTCGCCGCCACTTGCCTCACTCCCTCCGACGCCCAGAACGCCCGATCCATCAACAACTCCAACGTCCTCGCCGTCTCCGGCATGTCCACGGCACCCGACTCCGCCATCGAGATCCTCGACACCTGGCTCAACACCCCCTTCAAATCCCCCTGCCCCGCTTCCGATTCCAAACCCTGGCCGCCCGAAGTCGAGTCCTTCCTCGACAATTCAATCCAAGAAATGCCCAAAATTGGAGGGGCTAATAAAATTGTGGATTCCGAGGAGGCTTCTTGCGCAATCTGCTGTTTGGTGAAGAACAGGGAATTGAACCCGATCGACATTATCCCTGGCGGGTCGATGAAGATTCTGAGGGAGACCCCGACGTCGGCGATTGTTAGGTTTAAGGCCGGGAGCGTGGAGCCGGCGCACCACCACACGTTCGGGCACGATCTGGTGGTGCTGTGGGGGAAAAAGAGCGTGTGGAATTTGACTAAAGAGAAAAGGTTCGATCTGACCGGCGGTGATTACTTGTTTACTCCGGCGGGGGATGTGCACAGAGTCAAGTACTATGAAGATACTGAGTTTTTGATCACCTGGGATGGCCATTGGGACATGTTTTTTGATGAGGATCTTGAGGCTGCTAAGAAGGCTGTTCAGCAGGAATTGGAGAAGGGGTCCGAGTGA
- the LOC137745432 gene encoding uncharacterized protein: protein MSCLSIPPLNADVETNGVNDNENDEFLVFGIDDVVTILKSDFENAYFVTGIFTSAIYTEDCIFEDPTVRFRIFEARKFCGSLSTYLKLPWSPLICIDGGTFYD, encoded by the exons ATGAG ttgtctgtcaattcctccgttaaatgctgacgtggagACGAATGGAGTGAATGACAACGAAAACGATgagtttttagttttcggcATTGATGATGTCGTAACGATTCTCAAATCTGATTTCGAGAATGCGTATTTCGTAAC AGGGATTTTCACTTCTGCAATTTATACAGAAGATTGTATCTTCGAAGATCCAACTGTTCGATTTCGAATTTTCGAGGCAAGAAAATTCTGCGGTTCTCTTTC GACATACCTAAAACTTCCATGGAGCCCTCTCATTTGCATCGATGGAGGTACGTTCTATGACTAA
- the LOC137745434 gene encoding uncharacterized protein has translation MIPACFSQPNTPSSTSQVPQNLITCIYQTQLCNSPTYLTLTWSKTFFSHSLTIHASDSFSFTVSLNPSTFSFFRTRPGSKSISLTHSKYKRIKLYWDFTRADFTHNSAEAESCFYIAISCNARLEFFLGDLLDDLTRRSGLVPTHKLGKPALLSRREHVFGHRNYISRAQFLGSKHEIGIECSEGTLRLKVDGITSLVVKRLAWKFRGNEKIFVGGVEFEFYWDVFNWVNNEGGSNGNGHGVFVFQVGDGGVWPEMVGPEKKLMRKSLSMSTASTTVPSIASLSPSPSCSSVLQWAEESSDGGRSSCSSSTRSSGSNGGFSLLLYAWKRD, from the coding sequence ATGATCCCAGCATGTTTCAGCCAGCCCAACACACCCTCAAGCACCTCTCAAGTGCCCCAAAACCTCATAACCTGCATATACCAAACTCAGCTTTGCAACTCTCCCACATATCTCACTCTCACCTGGTCCAAAACCTTCTTCTCTCACTCCCTCACCATCCATGCCTCTGACTCGTTCTCCTTCACCGTCTCCCTCAACCCATCAACCTTCTCATTCTTTCGAACCAGACCGGGCTCCAAATCCATCTCTCTAACCCACAGCAAATACAAAAGAATCAAGCTCTACTGGGACTTCACCCGGGCTGACTTCACTCACAACTCCGCCGAGGCCGAGTCATGCTTCTACATCGCCATTTCTTGCAATGCGAGGCTTGAATTCTTTCTTGGGGATCTTCTGGACGATTTGACGAGGCGATCAGGGTTAGTTCCGACTCACAAGCTCGGCAAACCAGCACTACTGTCAAGGCGGGAACATGTGTTTGGACACAGGAATTACATATCCAGAGCTCAGTTCTTGGGATCCAAACACGAAATTGGAATAGAGTGCAGTGAAGGTACACTTCGACTAAAAGTAGATGGAATAACAAGCCTGGTTGTCAAAAGGTTGGCTTGGAAATTCAGAGGCAATGAGAAGATTTTTGTTGGCGGAgtagaatttgaattttattgggATGTCTTCAATTGGGTTAATAATGAAGGTGGTAGTAATGGGAACGGTCATGGTGTGTTTGTATTTCAAGTCGGCGATGGTGGAGTGTGGCCGGAAATGGTAGGTCCTGAAAAGAAGTTGATGAGGAAGAGCTTGTCAATGTCGACTGCTTCGACAACAGTGCCGTCAATTGCATCGCTGTCTCCATCACCATCGTGCTCAAGCGTGCTGCAATGGGCAGAGGAAAGTAGTGATGGGGGGAGGAGTTCATGTTCTTCATCAACTAGGTCATCTGGTAGTAATGGAGGGTTTTCTCTGTTGTTGTATGCTTGGAAGAGGGATTGA
- the LOC137744863 gene encoding probable serine/threonine-protein kinase WNK9 isoform X2: MNGLSHLEPDFSEFVEVDPTGRYGRYNEILGKGASKTVYRAFDEYEGIEVAWNQVKLYDFLQSPEDLERLYCEIHLLKTLKHRNIMKFYTSWVDTTNRNINFVTEMFSSGTLKQYRLKHKRVNIRAVKHWCRQILRGLLYLHSHDPPVIHRDLKCDNIFINGNQGEVKIGDLGLAAILRKSHAAHCVGTPEFMAPEVYEEAYNELVDIYSFGMCILEMVTFEYPYSECSHPVQIYKKVVSGKKPDALYKVKDPEVRQFVEKCLATASLRLSARELLNDRFLQIDECEYDLRSLGCVRQLDDMGPLVRHPLLELHRSNSSFCNGYSNGYSFDAPNEWGYQPVDVKSTGIELFEHHEGDHSEDVGISIKGKRIEDGGIFFRLRITDKQGRVRNIHFPFDTENDTALSVSTELVAMVAELDITDQDVTRIADMIDGEISLLVPDWQSGPGLAETPLCANQSFCHNCVSNHTSSGSMMEYLSNHPSAKDLQAIQCCKHGCPSMHGRFEEITYQVDESEHHVKGGAPNESSQSDCLQYQEIWGQQPQESRELSSVGSGQSHSDEEYEKMDHLVTVEDGQDPQLENTTASGARNSIRNLSGLHSISILSKSSLNASKVHKIDNGFLYSVVSNTLQGINNIVLSKSCAYDHRHLTLDFLANLEKRCPNSEPQRARNCEAMESPNSENVITASSLCTGSLLPHSLRRAVSLPVDAVDL; the protein is encoded by the exons ATGAATGGTCTCTCACATCTTGAACCAGATTTCTCTGAGTTTGTGGAAGTTGATCCAACTGGGAGATATGGCAGA TACAATGAAATCCTTGGCAAAGGAGCTTCTAAGACAGT TTACAGAGCATTTGATGAGTATGAAGGGATAGAAGTTGCTTGGAACCAGGTCAAGCTCTATGATTTCCTGCAGAGCCCTGAAGATCTTGAGAGGCTCTACTGTGAAATCCACCTCCTCAAGACATTGAAGCACAGAAACATCATGAAGTTCTACACTTCCTGGGTTGATACTACCAACAGAAACATCAATTTTGTCACTGAAATGTTCAGCTCTGGGACTCTTAAGCA GTATAGGTTAAAGCACAAGAGAGTAAACATTAGAGCAGTGAAGCATTGGTGTAGGCAGATCTTGAGAGGGCTTCTGTATCTCCATAGCCATGACCCTCCTGTGATCCATAGAGATCTCAAGTGTGACAATATCTTCATCAATGGAAACCAAGGGGAAGTGAAGATTGGTGACCTTGGTTTAGCTGCAATCTTAAGGAAATCGCACGCCGCGCACTGCGTTG GGACACCAGAGTTCATGGCTCCTGAAGTGTATGAAGAGGCATATAATGAGCTAGTTGACATTTATTCATTTGGGATGTGCATTTTGGAAATGGTCACTTTCGAATATCCGTATAGCGAATGCTCTCATCCTGTACAGATCTACAAGAAAGTTGTTTCT GGTAAAAAACCAGATGCTTTGTACAAAGTTAAAGATCCAGAAGTACGACAATTCGTTGAGAAATGCTTGGCAACTGCATCGTTGAGGCTCTCTGCAAGGGAGCTTTTAAACGACCGTTTTCTCCAAATTGATGAATGTGAATATGATTTGAGATCACTAGGTTGTGTTAGGCAGCTAGATGACATGGGTCCTCTTGTTCGGCATCCTCTATTAGAGCTTCATCGGAGCAACAGTTCCTTTTGTAATGGGTACTCGAATGGTTACAGTTTCGATGCCCCAAATGAGTGGGGGTATCAGCCTGTTGATGTCAAATCAACTGGAATCGAACTGTTTGAGCACCATGAGGGTGATCATTCTGAAGATGTCGGCATAAGTATTAAAGGGAAGAGAATAGAAGACGGTGGTATCTTTTTTAGACTTAGAATTACAGATAAACAAG GTCGTGTACGCAACATTCATTTCCCATTTGACACTGAGAATGATACAGCATTGAGTGTGTCAACTGAATTGGTTGCAATGGTTGCAGAGTTGGATATCACCGATCAAGATGTAACTAGAATAGCAGATATGATTGATGGGGAAATTTCCTTGTTGGTACCCGATTGGCAGTCAGGACCAGGACTAGCGGAAACACCCCTGTGTGCTAATCAAAGCTTTTGTCACAATTGTGTTTCTAATCACACCTCTAGTGGTTCCATGATGGAGTATCTGTCGAACCACCCTAGCGCCAAGGACTTGCAAGCTATtcaatgttgtaaacatggttGTCCTTCAATGCACGGTCGTTTTGAGGAGATTACATACCAAGTTGATGAGTCTGAGCATCATGTGAAAGGGGGTGCACCAAATGAATCAAGCCAATCAGACTGCCTTCAATACCAAGAAATTTGGGGACAGCAACCACAAGAAAGTCGAGAACTTAGTTCAGTAGGCTCGGGACAGAGCCATTCTGACGAAGAATATGAGAAAATGGATCATTTAGTCACAGTTGAAGATGGGCAAGATCCTCAATTGGAAAACACTACAGCATCCGGCGCAAGAAATTCCATCAGAAACTTATCCGGTTTACATTCTATTTCCATCCTCTCAAAATCTTCGCTGAATGCAAGTAAAGTACACAAAATAGACAACGGGTTCTTATATTCTGTGGTATCAAACACATTACAAGGAATCAACAACATAGTTCTTTCGAAATCTTGCGCTTATGATCACCGACACTTAACTCTGGATTTCCTTGCAAATCTTGAAAAGCGCTGTCCCAATTCGGAACCTCAAAGGGCCCGAAATTGCGAGGCGATGGAGTCTCCCAATTCTGAGAATGTGATCACTGCCAGTAGCTTATGCACAGGCTCACTGCTTCCTCACTCTCTTCGCAGGGCAGTTTCTCTCCCGGTTGATGCTGTTGATTTATAA
- the LOC137744863 gene encoding probable serine/threonine-protein kinase WNK9 isoform X1 — protein MNGLSHLEPDFSEFVEVDPTGRYGRYNEILGKGASKTVYRAFDEYEGIEVAWNQVKLYDFLQSPEDLERLYCEIHLLKTLKHRNIMKFYTSWVDTTNRNINFVTEMFSSGTLKQYRLKHKRVNIRAVKHWCRQILRGLLYLHSHDPPVIHRDLKCDNIFINGNQGEVKIGDLGLAAILRKSHAAHCVVGTPEFMAPEVYEEAYNELVDIYSFGMCILEMVTFEYPYSECSHPVQIYKKVVSGKKPDALYKVKDPEVRQFVEKCLATASLRLSARELLNDRFLQIDECEYDLRSLGCVRQLDDMGPLVRHPLLELHRSNSSFCNGYSNGYSFDAPNEWGYQPVDVKSTGIELFEHHEGDHSEDVGISIKGKRIEDGGIFFRLRITDKQGRVRNIHFPFDTENDTALSVSTELVAMVAELDITDQDVTRIADMIDGEISLLVPDWQSGPGLAETPLCANQSFCHNCVSNHTSSGSMMEYLSNHPSAKDLQAIQCCKHGCPSMHGRFEEITYQVDESEHHVKGGAPNESSQSDCLQYQEIWGQQPQESRELSSVGSGQSHSDEEYEKMDHLVTVEDGQDPQLENTTASGARNSIRNLSGLHSISILSKSSLNASKVHKIDNGFLYSVVSNTLQGINNIVLSKSCAYDHRHLTLDFLANLEKRCPNSEPQRARNCEAMESPNSENVITASSLCTGSLLPHSLRRAVSLPVDAVDL, from the exons ATGAATGGTCTCTCACATCTTGAACCAGATTTCTCTGAGTTTGTGGAAGTTGATCCAACTGGGAGATATGGCAGA TACAATGAAATCCTTGGCAAAGGAGCTTCTAAGACAGT TTACAGAGCATTTGATGAGTATGAAGGGATAGAAGTTGCTTGGAACCAGGTCAAGCTCTATGATTTCCTGCAGAGCCCTGAAGATCTTGAGAGGCTCTACTGTGAAATCCACCTCCTCAAGACATTGAAGCACAGAAACATCATGAAGTTCTACACTTCCTGGGTTGATACTACCAACAGAAACATCAATTTTGTCACTGAAATGTTCAGCTCTGGGACTCTTAAGCA GTATAGGTTAAAGCACAAGAGAGTAAACATTAGAGCAGTGAAGCATTGGTGTAGGCAGATCTTGAGAGGGCTTCTGTATCTCCATAGCCATGACCCTCCTGTGATCCATAGAGATCTCAAGTGTGACAATATCTTCATCAATGGAAACCAAGGGGAAGTGAAGATTGGTGACCTTGGTTTAGCTGCAATCTTAAGGAAATCGCACGCCGCGCACTGCGTTG TAGGGACACCAGAGTTCATGGCTCCTGAAGTGTATGAAGAGGCATATAATGAGCTAGTTGACATTTATTCATTTGGGATGTGCATTTTGGAAATGGTCACTTTCGAATATCCGTATAGCGAATGCTCTCATCCTGTACAGATCTACAAGAAAGTTGTTTCT GGTAAAAAACCAGATGCTTTGTACAAAGTTAAAGATCCAGAAGTACGACAATTCGTTGAGAAATGCTTGGCAACTGCATCGTTGAGGCTCTCTGCAAGGGAGCTTTTAAACGACCGTTTTCTCCAAATTGATGAATGTGAATATGATTTGAGATCACTAGGTTGTGTTAGGCAGCTAGATGACATGGGTCCTCTTGTTCGGCATCCTCTATTAGAGCTTCATCGGAGCAACAGTTCCTTTTGTAATGGGTACTCGAATGGTTACAGTTTCGATGCCCCAAATGAGTGGGGGTATCAGCCTGTTGATGTCAAATCAACTGGAATCGAACTGTTTGAGCACCATGAGGGTGATCATTCTGAAGATGTCGGCATAAGTATTAAAGGGAAGAGAATAGAAGACGGTGGTATCTTTTTTAGACTTAGAATTACAGATAAACAAG GTCGTGTACGCAACATTCATTTCCCATTTGACACTGAGAATGATACAGCATTGAGTGTGTCAACTGAATTGGTTGCAATGGTTGCAGAGTTGGATATCACCGATCAAGATGTAACTAGAATAGCAGATATGATTGATGGGGAAATTTCCTTGTTGGTACCCGATTGGCAGTCAGGACCAGGACTAGCGGAAACACCCCTGTGTGCTAATCAAAGCTTTTGTCACAATTGTGTTTCTAATCACACCTCTAGTGGTTCCATGATGGAGTATCTGTCGAACCACCCTAGCGCCAAGGACTTGCAAGCTATtcaatgttgtaaacatggttGTCCTTCAATGCACGGTCGTTTTGAGGAGATTACATACCAAGTTGATGAGTCTGAGCATCATGTGAAAGGGGGTGCACCAAATGAATCAAGCCAATCAGACTGCCTTCAATACCAAGAAATTTGGGGACAGCAACCACAAGAAAGTCGAGAACTTAGTTCAGTAGGCTCGGGACAGAGCCATTCTGACGAAGAATATGAGAAAATGGATCATTTAGTCACAGTTGAAGATGGGCAAGATCCTCAATTGGAAAACACTACAGCATCCGGCGCAAGAAATTCCATCAGAAACTTATCCGGTTTACATTCTATTTCCATCCTCTCAAAATCTTCGCTGAATGCAAGTAAAGTACACAAAATAGACAACGGGTTCTTATATTCTGTGGTATCAAACACATTACAAGGAATCAACAACATAGTTCTTTCGAAATCTTGCGCTTATGATCACCGACACTTAACTCTGGATTTCCTTGCAAATCTTGAAAAGCGCTGTCCCAATTCGGAACCTCAAAGGGCCCGAAATTGCGAGGCGATGGAGTCTCCCAATTCTGAGAATGTGATCACTGCCAGTAGCTTATGCACAGGCTCACTGCTTCCTCACTCTCTTCGCAGGGCAGTTTCTCTCCCGGTTGATGCTGTTGATTTATAA
- the LOC137745331 gene encoding FLUCTUATING-LIGHT-ACCLIMATION protein 1, chloroplastic-like — MAATASLLQPNPLRWNKRNRLPPLRPLPTNPIKFKNFNFQIQKLPCKFKVQCFKQLPESKSRSLENPAHPATNPPNPIGIITGKLLNALKALRKPAMAAVLFGLLLMSNPNLALAASGGRVGGRSFSSSSSSSRSYSVPRTSSSRPDFSYSAPYYAPSPFGFGGGGGGFYVGPAVGVGVGAGSSFFLILTGFAAFVLVSGFLSDRSEGSVLTDTEKTSVLKLQVGLLGMGRTLQRDLNRIAETADTSTADGLAYVLTETTLALLRHPDYCISGYSSVALKRGIEDAEKRFNQLSIEERGKFDEETLVNVNNIRKQSSTSRSANGFRNEYIVITILVAAEGVHKLPAINGSGDLKEALQKLASIPSNKIMAVEVLWTPQNETDTLSERELLEDYPLLRPL, encoded by the exons ATGGCGGCAACAGCTTCATTGCTCCAACCCAACCCACTGAGATGGAACAAGCGCAATCGCCTCCCCCCTCTCCGTCCCCTCCCCACAAACCCaatcaaattcaaaaacttcaatttccaaatccaaaaactCCCCTGCAAATTCAAAGTTCAATGCTTTAAGCAGCTACCCGAATCAAAATCTCGGTCCCTGGAAAACCCAGCACACCCAGCAACAAACCCACCAAACCCAATTGGGATTATCACCGGAAAGCTGCTGAATGCTCTGAAGGCGTTGAGAAAGCCGGCAATGGCTGCCGTGTTGTTTGGTCTGCTGCTGATGTCCAACCCGAATTTGGCATTGGCTGCATCGGGCGGCCGGGTCGGGGGACGCTCGTTCTCGTCTTCCTCGTCGTCGTCGAGGAGTTATTCGGTGCCGAGGACTTCGAGTTCAAGGCCCGATTTTTCGTACTCGGCGCCGTACTACGCGCCTTCCCCGTTCGGTTTCGGTGGCGGGGGAGGTGGGTTTTACGTGGGGCCGGCAGTTGGGGTCGGAGTCGGAGCCGGGTCGAGCTTCTTCCTGATATTGACGGGCTTCGCGGCGTTTGTTTTGGTTTCCGGGTTCCTTTCGGATCGGTCTGAGGGCAGTGTGCTTACTGATACAGAGAAAACAAGCGTTCTCAAGCTTCAG GTTGGTTTGTTGGGCATGGGACGAACACTCCAAAGGGATCTTAATCGGATTGCTGAAACTGCAGATACTTCTACCGCTGATGGTTTGGCCTATGTTTTGACAG AGACAACACTAGCTTTGCTACGGCATCCTGATTATTGCATCTCCGGCTATTCATCT GTTGCTCTAAAACGAGGCATAGAGGATGCAGAGAAACGCTTTAATCAGCTTTCTATCGAAGAAAGGGGCAAATTTGATGAAGAGACACTTGTCAATGTGAATAACATAAGAAAGCAAAGCTCTACAAGCCGGAGTGCTAATGGATTCCGCAACGAATATATAGTG ATAACAATATTGGTGGCTGCTGAAGGGGTGCATAAGTTGCCTGCCATCAATGGCAGTGGTGACTTAAAGGAAGCGTTGCAAAAGCTTGCATCCATTCCGTCGAACAAAATAATG GCAGTAGAGGTCTTGTGGACTCCTCAGAATGAAACTGACACTCTGTCGGAGCGGGAACTACTTGAAGACTACCCACTTTTGAGGCCTTTATGA
- the LOC137745793 gene encoding small ribosomal subunit protein eS24z-like — protein sequence MADKAVTIRTRKFMTNRLLSRKQFVIDVLHPGRPNVSKAELKEKLARLYEVKDPNAIFVFKFRTHFGGGKSTGFGLIYDSVENAKKYEPKYRLIRNGLDTKVEKSRKQLKERKNRAKKIRGVKKTKASDAAKTKKK from the exons ATGGCGGACAAGGCCGTCACCATCCGAACCAGGAAGTTCATGACCAACCGCCTTCTCTCTCGCAAGCAATTC GTCATTGATGTTCTTCATCCAGGCAGGCCAAATGTTTCCAAG GCTGAGCTGAAGGAGAAGCTGGCAAGACTCTATGAGGTCAAGGACCCGAAcgcaatctttgttttcaagttCCGGACTCACTTCGGTGGTGGCAAATCTACTGGATTTGGATTGATTTATGACTCTGTTGAAAATGCGAAGAAGTATGAGCCCAAGTACAGGTTGATCAGG AACGGACTTGATACTAAAGTAGAGAAGTCAAGGAAGCAATTGAAGGAGAGAAAGAACAGAGCCAAGAAGATCCGAGGAGTAAAGAAG ACCAAGGCTTCAGATGCTGCCAAGACAAAGAAGAAATGA